GCACCTCTGTCTCCTTTTGAAGGCTCTGTGCTATAGAGTTGTTTTCATACTACACCAGCCACGGGTTTCCTGTCTCAGCTGACCCCTCGTCTCCTCTTGGACACTTCAGAAAAGCTCCTTAGAGCAAACACCTTTCTCCCATTAACCGGAGGCTACAgttggaggggggggagggaaaaAGGTTTGAACCTCAAGGTGCCATCTTACCCAGGAACAAGGAGATGGGTATTAAAAAGCAAACATGACCACCACATCAGCCCACCAGTGGTCAACACTCACCAGCTGATGCTTCTCAGTTTGTGCTGTGGTTTTCCCGCTTGAGTAAAGAGTTAAAAGTCCTGTTCAAACTAATGCTCTTGAAGCCTTTGAATACAGGGAACACTTGGGACTCCTGACAGACGGCCAAcccaaatacatttttacaacagACTCTCTTGATCCACACATGCATGGTGTTCGGTCCAGCTGACACAACACAGGGtcagagatgaaaaaaaagcctGGGGTTCACCGAGGATCAGTTCCACATGGCCTTCAAATGGGGCAAGAGATCAGCAACAAAACGGCACAGTGCCGATGGAAATGTAATCTCACACCCATGAAATCATATTAGAGATAGTGTTAGAAGTATCACACATGAGGAAATCATTTTAAAGAGTTGtatttacaaaaatacaaactgcAACTATGcaataatattgttttaatcttCGGTTTGGCCATTGTAGGCAGTTTCTCCAACACAGAACAAAACTAGAGCCTCATAGACAAATCTTGGTCTTTATTTCTAAATGGTACAAAGTTAGAATCAGTCAACTGAGGTCATACCAAATAGAACAATGGAAAACATTTGTATTACAGCAGACAAGGATCCAACTGGGTTCTTTCagggtgtgttgtgtttaagcTGGTCCAGTTTACGTTGCAGCATGTTGTAGTTGTCTCTGGTCCCAGGAGCAACAGGGTCCATCTTTAGAGACAGCTCATAGTGTTTCTTTGCCAGCTCCAGTTTTCCCCAGCGATGATACAGCACagctgaggtaaaaaaaacacaaatgctcATCAAGCTGAGAAGCCACTGCAGTTCTAATTGTATTCTTCATATAATGCATTCAGTGCAGGTCTGCATGCATAAACATGAACAATTACTTGCTGAGCACTTTGAATCTCTCATCGGCTGTGTAAATTATTGGATACAGCAAAAGTTGCAGTAGCCTTACCTAAATTGCCATGGCAACTGGCAGCATTTGGGTTGATCCGAAGAGCTTGAAGGAAGAAGCCCTCGGATTCCTGAGGAAACAAACACTTAATTACTCATACTAGTTAATTTGCCACTCCTGACAGACATTATATGGAATAACCAAGATGTAAAAATAATATCTTGAGTTGAAATTTTTATTCTGTGCTGACTGGCCTTGTATTTCTGTAATTTCCCAAGGACATTAGCCAGTGAAAACATGACAGTGTGGTCGTTGGGGAGGAGCCTCAGAGCTTCACGGCCAATTAGTTCTGCTTGACCCAAGTTACCTGGAAGACAGAAAAGCAAATTACAGATTATGATAATAAAAAGTCAATCAGTGAATGTGACTATTTgcaattatatttaaaacatacccaccttaaaaacatttttatcaacGACTGTATTcaggaaataaatatttaacctCCAATGACCCCCTAATGTGTTGTACATCCATTATCACAAAGTGagcaataaacacatttagtaATTGAACTGCGTGTGTGCACTTTGCAGACGTGACGGgtttaaattcacaaactttcaaggaacCATAGTTCTAGGGAACACTGTTGAATGCAACTTCAAACTGCTTTTctaagctcaacacactgtaGATCTGGCAGAAATGATGAAATTTACCTGGGTCTGTGAATACATCTCATTAGCTCCTTTGAGTTAAAGACACTGTGAACCTTTCATGACTATATTTGCTTGAAATATTCATCCCTAGTTaacatttaaagtcattttaaaaacctaGAGATGAATTGGTAATGACAGTTGGTTTAACAGAGCTGCTCACTGAAGACTTGCACTATTTTGTCAACAGTGTCTTGAGGAGagtttttcctcctccacacatGGAGGAGCAGTTTAGTCTCCTAATTAAGGTTGAACACAAGGCCCACTGGGTTATTGATCTCTGTCACAGACACGTCTGAGGTCTGGCCAGAAatggagaaagagacagagtggACAGGAAGACAGGTGGTCAGACAATGACAGTCATGTCCTGAGTCATGGCCTGTGCCCTTCAGACACAGTTTGCCAACatgtgcctgcatgtgtgtctgtgtctgagtaAATCTGCCTGAATCTACACTGattctgtcttttgtttgtgtaatgATCAAAACAAAAGAGGGGGTTGAACACCAAAGGGAAAGGAATATTCCCCATTTCCTTGCTATTTGAAAAACGACACCTATTGTTcttcttttccctcttttttttgggggggctgGGGTAGaattttttgtcagatttggggAACAAATGCAGTGGGGGCGCTGTTCTGGCTGTGCTTGCCCACGTTTGATCAGAGGCACAGTGAGCCCTGATTGGACAGTTCCAGTGCACTCCAGGGAGGCTCCGCCCCCGCGGGAGCAGCTTCTGACAAAACGGCTCGAGTGTTTGGAAATCAGAGCATTCTCCACACGGCAGGGAAGAGTGCCTTCAAAACTCACAACACAAAGCTTTAATACATAAATTTCAAGCATTGCTGATTCCTGCTCTTCCGGTCTAATCTTGTTGGCCATTTTGATTTCCTGCTTTTTCAAAagaaacaatgctgtgtttctgtcctgttAAGGCTGAAACTAAATTAACCAAGGACAGTTTTTTGCAAGCAGAGTGactcataaaaaataaattaatcaaGGAATTGATTAATACAGGGATTAAagcaaccacactttaaaagaGGCACATTTTTCTGCTGTGCAGTCACTTCTGAaaagttttcatttaaaaaaaaaaaaaaaagtacagtgtaCATGCACGTAGCCCAACAGATCTTCTGTTCTCTAATGCAATATTTAAGTAGTAAGAAGGCTTTGATCTACACCATTTAAATACTCAAGACTAATTTTTAAAAGAAGGTGGGAGATTTTGAACAGCTTTTGTATTGTCAGTTGTTTCATTGATTTCAAACTTTTCAATACAACTACACATTTTGCTAGGCAAAAGAAATGAGGTGTACTTGTGATGTGTACGGTTAGCAGCCACAGTctcaagaaaataaataaaaatgcctcTGTTCACACAAGCATCTCAGTTGTGTTACCAAAGCCGAGAGGATAAACATAGATTATGATTCCACAGCTGTTCAAGCATCAcagagataaaaaataaaatgcacaggTCCATCATTGGCAAGACCGACCCACCCTACTTTACTTCTGACTGGCTAATACCATCGTTCTGTCTTGCTTTATTGGTTGTGAGCAGCATCAGTTTAATGTCTCAAAAGGTGATTATTAAATggccaaaataaaaccacaacaaaaacaaatgcagccGTTTTATTTCtcccctcattttttttttaaacaatcgaCAGAAAATCCGTCTTTAACccctattaatattattattattattattgttgttattatcatcatcatcaataataaaaactatTAATATACTACTAAACTATTActataaaactaaacaaacctTTGATAGCATAAGAAAACTTTAAACTAGTTGTTTTGTGTGATCTTTGTATTAAAAGACAGGAAGCCGGATTGACACTGAGTCAACATTATCTGCTAGTGTTTGCATGTTatgattttgaagtgttttgttgtttctgtgttttgttttgttttttgcaaaaaTAGACTCCCCAACATAACAAGTCATTTGTATTCTGTACAGTATttagagtgtttgtgtgcattattCTTAGCTACCAGTGTTGTCCAGCAGAATAACCATGTTGTTCCAAGCCAGGCTGTGGTCAGGTTTCAGCACCGTTGCATTCCTCCATGCATTCAGGGCATCCACATGTCTGTTCTGGTCAGCATACTAAGCATACAATATTAAGTCATTGTTAATTTTGAGCAGATTAGTATCCAAGTAAAGGAAACATGCAATATGTAATGTATATGCTTTATGTACACTTGCAAAAACCTCCTTAACAGAGTTTCCCCCCCCCAGAATCTCACCAAGCGCCCCAAGTTATAGTAGCAATCTGGGTATTTCTTCCGGAAGCGAATAGCATTCCAGTAGCTCTGCTCCGCTTCCTCAAATTTCTGTAAGCTGTTCTGAACTATTCCCAGATTCATCCAAGCAGCAGCAAAGTCGGGCCTGCACAGATTAAAACATACATTGCAATAACATCAATAGGGACTCACAGCAGTGatattacataataatacatGTAGTGCAGGAGAATCAGATGTGTTAGATTACGTACTGAATAGAAACAGCTTTAGACAAAAGCTGCTCTGCCTCAATTAGCTCATTCCGCTCCTTCAGGATATTCCCCAGGTTGTTCATGGCATGGACATAAGTAGGATGAAGCCTGAAAGTCACAGAAAACCTATAACACTAATTGCCTATTTGTTACCAGCTGACTAGTTTGCGAGTAACTCTGAAGAGATTCACCATACCTGACTGCCTCTCTGTAATATCCAATAGCAGCACTTGCATTTCCTCTGTCAGCCAGGTTCTTGCCTACATTGTAATGGACCTGAAGAGTCATATGACAACAACATACAGTTAAGGAGTTTGACGTCTCATGTATGGCTGTAATTGATCATCACCTAAAGACTAAAAGACTAAAACATGCTGTAGATAGGGAGGCAAACACATTTTACCTTGGCATTgagtggacacacagacagggcaCTGGTGAAGAGGCTTTGCTCTGACCGCCACTGGTAACTGCGGAGAGCACAGCGagctacatgcacacacaatagTAAAAGCACCGACACACACAGCAACCTCTGTAATGTGggagaaaaataacagaaaaagcAAAATCATTACAACCCTGAAGCTTAGAAATGAATTATCTGTGACTTAGATTTAACAGCCTCAAAATgcctctatatatatatatatatatataacagagGACTCATTAGCCTAGCATATCTGTCTAAGCACTAGAGGGATTACAGCTGCATTAACAGgtggataaataaaataatttaaaacaggATATCGTGGCGTAGTGTCTGTGAAATATAAAGGTCACCGGTTTGTACCTTTCCAGGACTCTGAGTGCTCATCAGCACCATGTAGTAGCTCTTGTTCTggtgtgatcttttttttttttttttttcagtatgaTTTGACCCTACCCTGTATTTGGTCCAACGATAGCAGCAGTGTCCCACGGAGTAGGCCAGCAGTAAGCAGTAGCCAGCCGAAGAGAGGTAGAGCACTCTCTCAGCAACGACAAAGCCCACTCGGAAAAAAATGTTACAGGCTGGCAGGAAAGGGACCACCAGCAGCACCAGGCCCAAGGTCAGTGTCCTGGCAAGGAGACAAACAGGTCCAAAACACAAAAGgattataaataaattcatGATGCTTAAAAATTTAAGTCTGACTCTACTGGAGTACAAATTTAGGCTGGTAAAGTCTAGTGTCAAAAACTATATTACACACAGGAAACTTTTCTTATAGACCACACGCACACGTCTGTCTTTAAGCCAGCAGAGAATTTTAAAACTCCTCAAACAGCATTGGAGACATGGTGCTCTGGTCACACTGCAGTGGATATGATACAATTTTCATAATCAAGTGTAAGTCTAGAGAGGCCAACATGTACTTCATCTCACTCTACAGTAAGTGCGAGATGGCTGTGCTTGCTTACCTCCTTCTCTGGCTGTCCTGCGAGCATAAGGCTTGGCTTATCAAGCCTATCAGGACGCACCAGAGCAGCAGTAACCACACTATCCTCCAATCAGTTGCTCCCTTAATGAGAGGCACACAGCCCATGGACCAATCAAAACACAGCCACcagggacacagcagcagccaggCATTCAGCGAGTAGTAGTAATTATAGTTCACTATCTGCCAATCAAAAAGGAACAGGGGAGTTGCAGAATGGAGGAAATTGGGAATAGATAAGGGAAGGACATTATTTCAAATTCAATGTTCAGTGTTACTCAGATTAAACACAATGTCAATTGTaacaatatcattttaaaatagcaaaaaacATGGTCTTGACGATCCACAAACAAAGACGTTTTCAGGGTATAATCTTGTATAGCTTTAGTATGTGATTAAAAGTTGTGTCTCCTGTGGAAATACACATTACTTACTCgaagaaatacattttctgcAAAAGAGGCAGGGTTGTCTACTTCAGTGAATGCTGGCGGTCCTGTTCCCATGATCCTCCAGCGTGCATAGAGCATTGAGAGTCCTCCGAGACCCATGAGCACCAACCGTGTAAGCAGTCCTGTTCGTAAtatgtcactcacctgtcagaAAAATATTAGAACTTGTCACTGACAAATACAAAATTCATGCACAGACAGCCATATAGCTTTACTTAAACAATACATACAGTTCAGTATGTGATGTGACATTAATCATAAAAGGATGTGCATAATTTATGACAGAACGGGCGTGGGGGGAGTATATAAACTGTGACTCACATTGAGTGGATTCTTCCTAAGGAGTAGCCTCTGGCTGAGTTCGTACACATTAACATTACAGATCAGGAGGACATCAAAGGCTGCATTCACACCCTGAAGGCAAAATGCATAGAGAAGGAAGgacacatgacatttaaaatgtatataggTCAGCAACAAACTGGATCTGGAGCTCCCAttatatgttttacattttttgataAAAGCAATTACATGACATTCAAATCACTTAGTCTTTATAACATAAGATTATTTATCATGGATCACTGATTAAGTCTTGTTTACACAATGTTATTACTATATCTGATGAAATTATTAACTCACTGAAAAAATGGCTTTACAAAAAGACGTCATACCAAGACCGTGATGCCTTGTTCTTTACAGAGCATCGCTGCAGCACACAGCAAGAGGCTAACCACAACCCACTGCAAGGAAAACTGGTCATCTCTTCCTGAGAACACAAAGCTGAAAGTTGACTGTGGACAATTGAGGCAAAAAATGTAGGTGTACTTAACGAGATGCATTTAACAAACGCAAAGCTGCAAAGTGCATTACTATTACAGCAAATAAAGAGGAGTACTTATATATCTACCTTTGTTAAAAGCTTTGCAGTAGGTGAGGAAGGAGAGCTGGAAGAACAGAGCACATAAAAGATCTGCTCGACCCACTATACCAGCCACCTTATTtaaaaagtgagagagagaaaaaataaaataattatagatGTGACATctgaggctgaaaaaaaaaaatcaaagaaaaactaCCAAACAGACATTAAGAAAAAGTATTCAGATATTCAACCTTTGATTAATGATTTCATTTTGTATCACATATTCCACATCAAAGTCTACTTTGCATAGTCCATCTAGTTAAAAGTTGGCTCGTAATGGAATGGCTTATTAAAAGAGGTGGGCAGAATCACTCATTACCAGCATGGTCtgttggtgtgtgcgtgtgttctaTACAGTGTGAGTACAGTATGGTTGGCATCCTGGGGTTGTCTGCTTTGATACATACAGCAGACCTTACCCAACAGCCTGCTTGCCTCCCACCCCCCCAGGTCTCACCCAGTCCTTGCCCTGCATGATTAAAGACAATGGAGAGGGGGAAATGCTGCCTTCCAGCCAGGCTGGCAGGTCAATAAGAAACCTAACACAGTTAATAGTTAGGCCGTGCTACTGCATGTACCTTGGCCCTGCACTCCCAGCTGAGACAGGGCTTTTGTTCTTGGCATGAAATCACTGAATGTTTAGTATTAAAACCTCTGGACTGAAATGTCAAGATGCCACAATGAACTGCTTTAGGAAATCTGTGTTAGGAAAAGTTTATTTACAGCCCAACATCAATGTTTCAACAACAATGATAACAAGGTCCAAACGAGCCCAATACAAAGCAAAAATCAGGTGCCTGCTAAGGCCCTAGTATCCACATGGAATCGGAATCTGATaaaacattccttttttttcttgtgggcATACAAAGAGTTGGATGGAAAAGCTGtgtatgtttagtttttttggttaAAGTGATATAATGGTTACCTCAAAATACTTTTTCaagttcttttttgttctttttttaacttttatatttCTCACAGATATCATGTCAAGAATGTGAAGTTACTTCACTTTTCTTACAGTGTACGAATTATGATGTCATCTCATTCATTGTGTGATCTTAACGCCACACGTATACACAAGTATATATCAAATGGAAGTACGAGACGATGTGTGAGTCTACGGAGGGAAAACAATGAGGGAACAGAGGCACACCATTGTTCCAGTGTACTTTTTCTGTCATACTCTAATGAATGTAGAGTAAGTATTTTGAATCCAAGCCCATCCAAAACTCATCATTAATCCCAAAAATGTGTCAGTCACATCTGATATAATTGTTTCTAATGGTGGCTCGCAACATGGACATAGAATGTGTATCAGTATGCTTCACGAATCACTCTTTAGGTCAACAACTATTCATGTAGTTAGTGTCAGCATGTAAATTAACTGGTCTTTATACTAAAAAAATCATGTATTCTATCACACAAATTTGAAATAAAGCATTTAAAACATCTGTTGTCTTtatcagaaatagaaaaacactcttTCCTGAACTCGATTTGGAACTCTACTTACACTTTCTGTGTGAATTGGGTGTGCAGCAAAGAAGAAGGCAGCAAGCAGGGAAGTCTTGGGGGCATAGTTCATTAGCCAACCCTTCTCGTCATAGGCCAGTCCACCAATCAGGACAGCAAACACATCAATCATAAGGGCAGATATGATGGCATGGAGGACAATGTTCAGTACATGGAAGCCAACAGGATGCAGCCCTCCAGCCAAGAGGTAGTTCAgcctacaaaaacaaacaagacaggGAATAAAACTGATGATAAGAAGTGTATGATAGAAGGGAGAAATAAAATTGATTGCATAACATTTTTGTAACACCAGGGTTATAGTGGAAGTGTGAGTTCATGCAGTAAGCAGGAGTTCTTACCTAAATGTAAGGACAGTAAGAGGTCGGTAAGATTTATGACTCGAGTTGCTGCTCAGGTTGCTTCCCCAGAAATCATTGGTCCAGATGTTGCTCAGGGTAGTTGTTGGCTTCAAATCCtgcaaaagaaacacaaaattaaaCTGATATCAGCAACACTGACCAATGCAGGATTCCTCTCTATTGAGTATTAGAGGGatagttctgtttttgtgtgtagtaGTATGAgctggaaactcaagtttgtcaACAAGTtgctggtctactgttgccTCATTTGGTTAGTTTGTCTAATTTAAGTAAATCCAAAATTTAAAACACCAAAATACCAACATAATAGATTGGATAGAAAATGACGACAGAGACAGCAGACGATTAAAAATAACTACTGTGTGCCAAGATGTAAAATCGATAATTTTCactgtgggctttggtgcagtGACAGAACTTAAGGGTAGAGCCAGAAAAGGATGTCCTGCAAGAAAAATTATGAATATATTCTTAAGATGTAGTGAACTTCAGCGAGTGAAGATATTAGGCGAACCTGGtgttaaagaggccatagcatggtcctatctcactt
This genomic interval from Solea solea chromosome 2, fSolSol10.1, whole genome shotgun sequence contains the following:
- the tmtc4 gene encoding protein O-mannosyl-transferase TMTC4 isoform X2; its protein translation is MALSEVYWDHQIPLPKLAPLQAKVTVALVALLCFISSYDGEFVFDDSEAIVNNKDLKPTTTLSNIWTNDFWGSNLSSNSSHKSYRPLTVLTFRLNYLLAGGLHPVGFHVLNIVLHAIISALMIDVFAVLIGGLAYDEKGWLMNYAPKTSLLAAFFFAAHPIHTESVAGIVGRADLLCALFFQLSFLTYCKAFNKGRDDQFSLQWVVVSLLLCAAAMLCKEQGITVLGVNAAFDVLLICNVNVYELSQRLLLRKNPLNVSDILRTGLLTRLVLMGLGGLSMLYARWRIMGTGPPAFTEVDNPASFAENVFLRIVNYNYYYSLNAWLLLCPWWLCFDWSMGCVPLIKGATDWRIVWLLLLWCVLIGLISQALCSQDSQRRRTLTLGLVLLVVPFLPACNIFFRVGFVVAERVLYLSSAGYCLLLAYSVGHCCYRWTKYRRLLCVSVLLLLCVHVARCALRSYQWRSEQSLFTSALSVCPLNAKVHYNVGKNLADRGNASAAIGYYREAVRLHPTYVHAMNNLGNILKERNELIEAEQLLSKAVSIQPDFAAAWMNLGIVQNSLQKFEEAEQSYWNAIRFRKKYPDCYYNLGRLYADQNRHVDALNAWRNATVLKPDHSLAWNNMVILLDNTGNLGQAELIGREALRLLPNDHTVMFSLANVLGKLQKYKESEGFFLQALRINPNAASCHGNLAVLYHRWGKLELAKKHYELSLKMDPVAPGTRDNYNMLQRKLDQLKHNTP
- the tmtc4 gene encoding protein O-mannosyl-transferase TMTC4 isoform X1 is translated as MALSEVYWDHQIPLPKLAPLQAKVTVALVALLCFISSYDGEFVFDDSEAIVNNKDLKPTTTLSNIWTNDFWGSNLSSNSSHKSYRPLTVLTFRLNYLLAGGLHPVGFHVLNIVLHAIISALMIDVFAVLIGGLAYDEKGWLMNYAPKTSLLAAFFFAAHPIHTESVAGIVGRADLLCALFFQLSFLTYCKAFNKGRDDQFSLQWVVVSLLLCAAAMLCKEQGITVLGVNAAFDVLLICNVNVYELSQRLLLRKNPLNVSDILRTGLLTRLVLMGLGGLSMLYARWRIMGTGPPAFTEVDNPASFAENVFLRIVNYNYYYSLNAWLLLCPWWLCFDWSMGCVPLIKGATDWRIVWLLLLWCVLIGLISQALCSQDSQRRRTLTLGLVLLVVPFLPACNIFFRVGFVVAERVLYLSSAGYCLLLAYSVGHCCYRWTKYRRLLCVSVLLLLCVHVARCALRSYQWRSEQSLFTSALSVCPLNAKVHYNVGKNLADRGNASAAIGYYREAVRFSVTFRLHPTYVHAMNNLGNILKERNELIEAEQLLSKAVSIQPDFAAAWMNLGIVQNSLQKFEEAEQSYWNAIRFRKKYPDCYYNLGRLYADQNRHVDALNAWRNATVLKPDHSLAWNNMVILLDNTGNLGQAELIGREALRLLPNDHTVMFSLANVLGKLQKYKESEGFFLQALRINPNAASCHGNLAVLYHRWGKLELAKKHYELSLKMDPVAPGTRDNYNMLQRKLDQLKHNTP